TGTTTCAACAGCAAGTGTGGCTTGCACTGCGAACCATTCCTTGGGGAAAAACTATTTCCTATACTGAGTTAGCCGTGCGAATTGGTAAGCCAAAGGCTTATCGCGCTGTTGGGATGGCAAATTCACTTAATCCCATCGCACTTGTACTTCCTTGTCATCGAGTTGTTGGCGCGAATGCTGCACTGACTGGTTATGCAGGAGGGTTAGAGCGTAAGCGTTGGTTGCTCAATCATGAAGATGGCGAACTACCACAGAATTGAGAATTCAGGAGTCAGAATTCTGAAGAATAGGCTGTATATTCAGTCTTTATTCCTAAAGTAAATTTAGGAATAGATTGTACATAAATAAAAAGCAATTTTTTGTCTATATATCGAAAGAAGTAGTTAAATAATGTATTTATAAAATAACCAACGATAGATGTGAAAAAATATTGATTTATGAGAAATATTACAACATATAAAAATCTGACAATAAAATAATCAGGTACATATTAGTAGTGGCTAAAAAACAAGATAAAAATAGTTGGAAACAAGAAATAAATGATATTGTACGTGGTATTTGTGGAGGTTTTCTATTTGGGATTCCCCTAATCTATACTATGGAAGTATGGTGGATTGGCTCACTAGTAAAACCAAAATTAATTGCTATAGCGATCGCCTTCATGTTTATTGTAGTTTTTTTACTAAATTATACAGATGGTTTTCGTAAACGCAGAAATACCTGGCGACTTGATGAAGCCGCAATAGATACTGTAGAAGCAATGGCAATTGGATTTGTTTGTTCTGCGTTTATGTTGTGGTTATTGCAAGAAATTACGCCAGAAACATCATTAAAAGAATCACTAGGAAAAGTTGTATATGAAGGTGTACCATTTACCCTAGGTGTGGCATTAGCTAACCAGTTTCTCCAATCAGGTAATCAAAATAATTCCACATCAGATAGTCATAAAGGTAATGGTAATAGCAAACCTCAGCAACATTATTTGCACGCCACATTAGCTGATTTAGGTGCCACTGTGATTGGTGCAATTGTGATTGCTTTTAATATTGCCCCAACTGATGAAGTTCCTATGTTAGCCGCAGCTATTTCGCCTCCCTGGCTGTGGGCATTAATGGCTGCATCTTTAGTGATTTCATATACTATTGTCTTTCAAGCAGGTTTTTCCGACCAGAAAAAACGGAGACAGCAAAAGGGAATT
This window of the Nostoc sp. HK-01 genome carries:
- a CDS encoding O-6-alkylguanine-DNA/cysteine-protein methyltransferase, with protein sequence MKLVIDKINSAIGTILIVTDGEKLCALDFADYEPRMLKLLKKRYGSFDFQYVKNPQGFSNQIQAYFDGDRTSLNNIPISTGGTVFQQQVWLALRTIPWGKTISYTELAVRIGKPKAYRAVGMANSLNPIALVLPCHRVVGANAALTGYAGGLERKRWLLNHEDGELPQN